Within Paracoccus jeotgali, the genomic segment CACATCGGCCCGGTCGTGTCGAAGCAGCAATGGGAAAAGATCCAGGACCTGATCCAGAAGGGCATCGACGAGGGCGCGCGGCTGGTCGCCGGCGGCACCGGCCTGCCCGAAGGCGTCAACCGCGGCTATTTCGTCCGGCCGACGGTCTTTGCCGATGTCAGCAACGACATGACCATCGCGCAAGAGGAAATCTTTGGCCCGGTCTTGTCGATCATCCCCTTCGAGGATGAAGAGGACGCGGTGCGGATCGCCAACGACACCCGTTACGGTTTGACCAACTATGTCCAGACCCAGGACGGCGAGCGCCGCAACCGCCTTGCGCGACAGCTCCGCTCGGGGATGGTCGAGATGAACGGCCAGAGCCGCGCGCCGGGCAGCTTTTTCGGCGGCATCGGCCGGTCGGGCCGCGCCCGCGAGGGCGGCATCTGGGGGATTGAGGAGTTCATGGACTCCAAGGCCATCAGCGGCTGGCACGGCGAGCCCTGACAGCGCAGGGGGCGGCGATCCCGCCCCCTAGACCCACGAAATGTCAGGCAGAAAGATGTAACCCGCGCCATAGATCGTCTTGATCAGCTGCGGGTTTTTCGGGTCCTCGCCCAGCTTCGAGCGCAGGCGCGAGATGCGGACATCCATCGCCCGGTCGAAACTTTCGCCCCCCGCCCGCCCAAGATCTCAAGCATCTGCGCACGCGAGATCAGCCGGCGCGGCTGGTCCAGGAACATCCGCAGCACCTCGGCCTCGGCATGGCTCATCGGGGTTTCGGTGCCGTCGGGCGCGGTCAGCACATAGCTGTCGAAATCGGCTATCCAGCCGGCAAAGCGGGCGCGGGCCCGCTGGTCGCCGCGGGTGCTGGCGGCGGGGCGGCGCAGGCGGGCGCGGATGCGCGCGATCAGCTCGGCCGGCTCGAAGGGTTTGATGATGTAGTCATCGGCGCCCAGTTCCAGCCCCGTCACGCGGTCCTGCACCTGCGCCCGGCCCGAGACGATGATGATCGCCGCCCCGGATTCGGTCGCCAGCCGGTGGACCAGCGCCAGCCCGTCGCGGTCTGGCAGGCCCAGATCGACCAGACAGGCGTCGGGGGTGATCTGGCGCAGCGCGGCCTCGAATTCGGTCGCGCGGGCAAAGGACAGGGTGCGGAAGCCCGCGTTTTCCAGCGTTTCAGCCATGATCCGGCGGATCGCGGCCTCGTCTTCCAGAATCGCGATAAGGGGCGGGTCAGCCATGGATCACCTGCGTCACGAGATCGGCGAAATCCGCCGCGCCAAAGGGCTTGGTCAGGACCGGTCCCGCCACCGTCTCGCGCAGCGGGTCGCCGGGGGGCAGGGCGGTCATCAGGATCAGCGGCGGCCGGTCCTTGGCCGCAAGCTGGGTGCCCAGACCGTCGCCCAATTGCATGTCGGACAGAAGCAACGTCAGCCCCGGCAGATCGGCAAGGTTCTGCGCCTCGGCCAGTGACCCGGCCTCGATCACGGAATGGCCGCTGCCGGTCAGCATCTGGCGCAGCACGCGGCGCAGGTTGTCGTCATCCTCGGCCAGCAGGATCATCTGCGGATCGACCGGGCGCAGGGGCAGCCGCAGCCGCGCCAGCGCCCCGCCGGGGGTGGCGGCGCCGGGCGCGCCGGGCAGGTTCGACAGTTGCAGCGTGCCGCCCGCCAGCCGGGCCTGATCAAAGACCATCGCCAGCCCGAGCCCCGATCCCTGACCCTGCTTGGTGGTAAAGAACGGCTCGGTTGCGCGGGCCAGCGCCTCGGGCGTGAAGCCGTCGCCGGTATCGGTCACCTCGAGATCGAGCCAGGGCGGGTTGGCGCGGGCCGACAGCCGGATCGCCCCGCCGCGCCCCTTCAGCGCGTCGCGGGCGTTCAGGACAAGGTTCAGCAGCGAATCCTGTATCTGTCCGGGATCGAGCATCAGCGGCCGGTCCGGCAGATCGGTCCGCAGCGCCAGGGTGACGTCCGGCCCCAGTGACGGCCGCGCCATGGCCACCAGATCCTGCAGCAGCGGGGCCAGCCTGACGGGCTGGCGCGCGGTGCCGTGCGGCTGCGCGATCTGCCCGATCCGTTCCAGCAATTGCACGCCGCGCCGCGCGGCGGCCAGCGTCGCCGCGACGTCGGCGCTGGCCTCGGCCGGCAGATCGGCGCGCGACAGCCGGTCCTGCAGCCCCAGGATCACCGTCAGCAGATTGCCGAAATCATGCGCCAGCCCCGAGGTGATCTTGGCCGCAAGCTCCCGGCGCGAGGCATGGGTCAGCGCCTCGCGGACCTCGACCTCGGCGGTGACATCGGTGGACAGCACGAACACCCCGTTCCCGCCCCGGTCGGGCGTCAGCGAGATGCGGACCCGCCGCCCCGAATCGCTGTGGGTGACCTCGAACACCTGATTGCGCCCGGCAAAG encodes:
- a CDS encoding PAS-domain containing protein — encoded protein: MDSTSRADLMQSGLNLIAQALSLFDADLRLAVANRQFQAMFDLPENLTRPGAFFEDIVRFLVLRGEYGPQSDPDEAVRIRVEQARTFQPHYLERQRADGRWISVEGAPLSQGGWVTVYTDITETKRQESLLRSHSQVLSTQVLENSERLAAANRKLEATIAALQEAKRIVTETQARTRQVTEMVPAHIAHLDRDGRYVFSNRQLPRIFPGTRADILGLTAQQVLDPQTYDKLKPHLDRAFAGRNQVFEVTHSDSGRRVRISLTPDRGGNGVFVLSTDVTAEVEVREALTHASRRELAAKITSGLAHDFGNLLTVILGLQDRLSRADLPAEASADVAATLAAARRGVQLLERIGQIAQPHGTARQPVRLAPLLQDLVAMARPSLGPDVTLALRTDLPDRPLMLDPGQIQDSLLNLVLNARDALKGRGGAIRLSARANPPWLDLEVTDTGDGFTPEALARATEPFFTTKQGQGSGLGLAMVFDQARLAGGTLQLSNLPGAPGAATPGGALARLRLPLRPVDPQMILLAEDDDNLRRVLRQMLTGSGHSVIEAGSLAEAQNLADLPGLTLLLSDMQLGDGLGTQLAAKDRPPLILMTALPPGDPLRETVAGPVLTKPFGAADFADLVTQVIHG